One part of the Nitrosopumilus sp. genome encodes these proteins:
- a CDS encoding B12-binding domain-containing protein, with product MGKGYSTESIREKLISSLEDSVTGMSGVELSKKVGVNRITMSKYLKVFAAEGLLRQKNIGNVTLWFLEPGQESFNFPDDYFKIPPIFLDYLVKGTDEQTHSLIRNCLHSGATPDRLILEVIFPAVDYVQNLYDAGKIGTAELNLLKTTISKSFQIFNQIPIVSDPKKNVVVIAADSQSILISEAASVSYHSDGWKVSYLGDMSSAIDVLFDLDFQKLIGKIWKQKPGMLLVVVFSNSDEGLNFFANSINPIKDKSGKHMKLALCGKISKKSKINSDLISEKLDDILQWSKTVSQNLK from the coding sequence TTAGAGAAAAACTGATTTCATCTTTGGAAGACTCTGTTACTGGAATGTCTGGAGTAGAGCTTTCTAAAAAAGTTGGAGTCAATAGAATTACAATGTCCAAATATCTCAAAGTTTTTGCAGCTGAAGGATTGCTCCGACAGAAAAATATTGGAAATGTTACCTTGTGGTTTTTAGAACCAGGTCAAGAATCTTTTAATTTCCCTGATGATTATTTCAAAATACCTCCTATCTTCCTAGATTATTTAGTAAAGGGTACTGATGAACAAACTCATTCTTTAATTCGGAATTGTTTACATTCTGGGGCAACCCCTGATCGTTTAATTCTTGAAGTAATTTTTCCTGCAGTTGATTATGTGCAAAATTTGTATGATGCTGGAAAAATCGGAACTGCAGAACTAAATCTCTTAAAAACCACCATTTCAAAATCATTTCAAATTTTTAATCAAATTCCGATAGTATCTGATCCAAAAAAGAATGTGGTAGTAATTGCAGCTGATTCACAAAGTATCTTGATTTCAGAAGCTGCATCTGTTTCATATCATTCAGATGGTTGGAAGGTTTCTTATTTAGGAGATATGTCTTCCGCAATTGATGTCTTATTTGATTTAGATTTTCAAAAATTGATTGGAAAAATATGGAAACAAAAACCTGGAATGCTGCTAGTGGTTGTATTCTCAAATTCTGATGAAGGGCTAAACTTTTTTGCAAATTCCATTAATCCAATTAAAGACAAATCTGGAAAACATATGAAATTGGCTCTTTGTGGTAAAATATCCAAAAAATCTAAAATTAACTCTGATCTTATTTCTGAAAAACTTGATGATATTTTACAATGGTCTAAAACAGTTTCTCAAAATTTAAAATAA
- a CDS encoding thioredoxin family protein, translating to MVLLESQIKLKTGSIAPDFELLGIDDKKHSLADYSNYKGILIIFMCNHCPYVKAKADALNELYDKFGKEIAIIGINSNDSTDYPEDSFEAMKETAKEKGFKFDYLVDETQEIAKKYGAMCTPDPFLFNSQKQLVFHGRIDNAMKPDDVATEKTMINNIQKLLSGEKIENDFDPSIGCSIKWKEN from the coding sequence ATGGTACTTTTAGAATCGCAAATAAAGCTAAAAACAGGAAGTATTGCACCGGATTTTGAATTATTAGGAATTGATGATAAAAAACATTCATTGGCAGATTATAGTAATTACAAAGGAATTTTGATTATTTTCATGTGTAATCATTGTCCATATGTTAAGGCCAAAGCAGATGCATTAAATGAGTTATATGATAAATTTGGAAAAGAAATTGCAATAATAGGAATTAACAGCAATGACTCTACGGATTATCCAGAAGATAGTTTTGAAGCCATGAAAGAAACTGCAAAAGAAAAAGGATTCAAGTTTGATTATTTAGTAGATGAGACTCAAGAAATTGCCAAGAAATATGGTGCAATGTGTACTCCAGATCCATTTCTATTCAATAGTCAAAAACAACTAGTTTTTCATGGAAGAATTGATAATGCCATGAAACCAGATGATGTTGCCACTGAAAAGACGATGATCAACAATATACAAAAACTGTTGTCGGGCGAAAAAATTGAAAATGACTTTGACCCATCAATTGGCTGCTCAATCAAGTGGAAAGAAAATTAA